A genomic stretch from Shewanella woodyi ATCC 51908 includes:
- a CDS encoding multiheme c-type cytochrome, with the protein MEYARNVRRCLSILLPLIAVVSLSWTSTANAEAKALVLKPFKQLSDESSECAACHKEKNPSIYAQWGRSKHYGANVGCYECHAADKGDKDAIKHEGRLISVIVSPKDCAQCHNQEVEEFTKSHHAKAGKIMGSLDNFLAEVVEGAMTFNGKSPAAVNGCWQCHGSEVKVLPNGDLDPTTWPNTGIGRINPDGSIGACTACHQRHEFSMTQARRPEACGKCHLGPDHPQKEVYDESKHGINFYANVDRMNLDSSKWIVGEDYDAAPTCATCHMSATREQAVTHDVGDRISWTLRPAVSEKIDAKAIAQGHKVKSWQDRRADMQDVCQSCHTKSMTDSFYQQFDSLVNLYNDKFASPGKRLMGMLKEQKMLTETAFDEEIEWTWFFLWHHEGRRARHGAAMQAPDYVQWHGMFEVAERFYIEMVPQYLEVVEKAEHEGNTQGAEKARKLLDEILARPEHAWFTGNEPDEVKAARKAAQKEFKARYLSESK; encoded by the coding sequence ATGGAATATGCTCGAAATGTGCGGCGATGCTTATCGATACTGCTCCCACTCATCGCGGTGGTCAGCCTATCATGGACATCTACGGCAAATGCAGAAGCAAAAGCGCTGGTGTTAAAACCTTTCAAACAACTAAGTGATGAGAGCTCTGAGTGTGCCGCTTGTCATAAAGAGAAAAATCCCTCCATCTATGCACAATGGGGACGCTCTAAGCACTATGGGGCCAATGTGGGTTGTTATGAATGTCATGCAGCCGATAAAGGTGACAAAGATGCGATAAAGCATGAAGGTAGACTTATCTCGGTTATCGTCTCACCTAAAGACTGTGCTCAGTGCCATAACCAAGAGGTTGAGGAGTTCACCAAGAGCCACCATGCTAAGGCTGGTAAGATCATGGGCTCCCTAGATAACTTCCTTGCTGAAGTCGTCGAAGGCGCAATGACCTTTAATGGCAAGTCACCCGCAGCAGTTAATGGTTGCTGGCAGTGTCACGGCTCAGAGGTAAAAGTGCTGCCTAATGGCGATCTTGACCCAACCACTTGGCCAAACACAGGTATTGGTCGTATCAATCCAGACGGATCTATCGGTGCCTGTACCGCTTGTCACCAACGCCATGAGTTCTCTATGACTCAAGCTCGTCGTCCCGAGGCCTGTGGTAAGTGTCACTTAGGTCCAGATCACCCTCAAAAAGAGGTTTATGATGAGTCTAAGCATGGTATTAACTTCTACGCCAATGTCGATCGCATGAACTTAGACTCCTCTAAGTGGATTGTCGGTGAAGACTATGATGCCGCACCAACTTGTGCCACCTGCCATATGTCTGCCACACGCGAACAAGCCGTGACCCATGATGTTGGCGACCGGATCAGTTGGACCTTACGTCCAGCGGTTTCAGAGAAGATCGATGCTAAAGCGATAGCTCAGGGACACAAAGTGAAGAGCTGGCAAGATAGACGCGCCGATATGCAGGATGTATGTCAGTCCTGTCACACCAAATCGATGACAGATAGCTTCTATCAGCAGTTTGACTCTTTAGTTAATCTCTATAATGACAAGTTTGCCAGCCCTGGCAAACGACTAATGGGTATGTTGAAAGAGCAGAAGATGCTTACGGAGACCGCCTTTGATGAGGAGATAGAATGGACCTGGTTCTTCCTCTGGCACCATGAGGGACGACGTGCCCGTCACGGCGCCGCCATGCAAGCACCGGACTATGTACAATGGCACGGCATGTTTGAAGTTGCAGAACGCTTCTACATAGAGATGGTTCCTCAATATCTTGAGGTAGTAGAGAAAGCGGAGCATGAGGGTAATACCCAAGGTGCAGAAAAGGCGCGCAAACTTCTCGATGAGATCTTAGCTCGCCCAGAGCATGCCTGGTTTACTGGTAATGAGCCAGATGAGGTTAAGGCAGCCCGTAAAGCAGCCCAGAAAGAGTTTAAAGCTCGCTACCTAAGTGAAAGTAAATAG
- a CDS encoding transporter substrate-binding domain-containing protein — protein sequence MRIVLGLAVLLYAHLTWSAEALLIQSPQSEDDASYHYYVDLIFEVLKETQGEYGVAKLVETGSSYTQNRGLNALESDQLTIFWAGTDPKREKRYHVIRIPLMAGLLGMRVPVVHRSQYQKFLALESAEQLKQLTACQGTHWPDSYVLEQNGYRVERVTKFESMYSMLRQGRCDYFPRGIGEVHAELEHSMNQDMVAVDNLLLTYPMPMYVFLNKRNMQLAKRLEQGLNAMVERGDIFEFVRQHPATRGVFPLGKYHQAKLARLTNPLLSNSTELDNPLFWLQLSPTSEGGVLESE from the coding sequence ATGCGAATTGTATTAGGTCTAGCTGTGTTGTTGTACGCCCACCTGACGTGGTCAGCAGAAGCTCTGCTGATCCAATCCCCTCAGTCTGAAGATGATGCCAGCTATCATTACTATGTTGATCTTATCTTTGAGGTGCTCAAGGAGACTCAAGGTGAATATGGGGTTGCCAAGTTAGTTGAAACTGGCTCTTCATATACCCAAAATCGTGGCTTAAATGCACTGGAGTCAGATCAGTTAACGATATTTTGGGCAGGGACAGATCCTAAAAGAGAAAAGCGATACCATGTTATTCGTATCCCCTTGATGGCTGGTCTATTGGGGATGCGTGTTCCTGTTGTTCACCGCTCACAATATCAAAAATTTCTCGCACTAGAGAGTGCTGAGCAGCTAAAACAACTCACTGCTTGTCAGGGAACTCACTGGCCAGATAGTTATGTGCTCGAACAAAATGGTTACCGAGTGGAAAGGGTGACAAAATTTGAGTCCATGTACTCTATGTTGAGGCAAGGACGTTGTGACTACTTTCCTCGAGGGATCGGAGAGGTTCACGCCGAGCTAGAGCATAGTATGAATCAAGATATGGTAGCGGTAGATAATCTACTGCTCACCTATCCTATGCCCATGTATGTTTTTCTTAACAAGAGAAATATGCAGTTAGCTAAGCGGTTGGAGCAGGGACTTAATGCCATGGTCGAGCGGGGAGATATTTTTGAGTTTGTTCGACAGCACCCTGCGACCCGCGGAGTATTTCCATTGGGCAAATACCATCAGGCTAAATTAGCCAGACTGACCAACCCTCTGCTATCGAATTCCACAGAGCTTGATAACCCGCTATTTTGGCTTCAACTTTCCCCTACTTCTGAGGGGGGAGTGCTTGAAAGTGAATGA
- a CDS encoding NapC/NirT family cytochrome c — translation MNNKGEKTRWQRLWSWLKRPLALGIPIGVFLLVLGATSFQGMMVVSNQNAFCFSCHLKMDTIVQEYKASSHFGDGETIPATCSDCHVPHPFIDKMIVKTIALKDVYHMMVGTITKENFEEHRPAMAESVWEDFKKNDSANCRYCHQGENFDLAKQPQRARLNHEKIAARGETCIDCHQGLTHKRIVKR, via the coding sequence GTGAATAACAAAGGGGAAAAAACTCGGTGGCAACGACTGTGGAGCTGGTTAAAGAGGCCATTAGCTTTGGGCATTCCCATCGGGGTGTTTCTATTGGTGCTAGGCGCAACATCGTTTCAAGGCATGATGGTGGTATCTAACCAAAACGCTTTCTGTTTTAGTTGTCACCTTAAGATGGACACGATAGTGCAGGAGTATAAGGCTTCATCCCATTTTGGTGATGGAGAGACTATCCCAGCTACCTGCTCTGACTGTCATGTTCCTCATCCTTTTATCGATAAGATGATCGTCAAGACCATAGCGTTGAAGGATGTTTACCATATGATGGTTGGCACCATTACCAAAGAAAACTTTGAAGAGCATAGACCGGCCATGGCCGAGAGTGTTTGGGAAGATTTCAAGAAGAATGACTCAGCTAACTGTCGTTACTGTCACCAAGGTGAAAACTTTGATTTAGCCAAGCAGCCACAACGTGCACGACTAAATCATGAGAAGATAGCCGCGAGGGGGGAGACCTGTATTGATTGCCATCAAGGGTTAACTCATAAGCGGATTGTTAAGCGTTAG